TGTCCCTGTTGGTGTCCACCAGGCACACCGACTGCCAGGTGCCGAGCTCCAGCCGGCCGGCCAGCACCGGCAGGGTCGCGTGGGGCGGGACGAGGGCGGGCAGGACGTGGTCGCGACCGTGACCGGGGCTGCCGTGCCGGTGCTGCCAACGGTCGTCGGCGGGCAGCAGGGTGTGCAGCGCGGCCAGGAGGTCGTCATCGCTGCCGGCACCGGTCTCCAGAACGGCGATGCCGGCCGTGGCGTGCGGGACGAAGACGTTGAGGAGGCCGTCGCGGCCGCCCGCCGCCTCGTGCAGGAACGACTCGCAGTCACCGGTGATGTCGAGGACCCTCTCGGCGGCACCGGTGCTGACGTCGATAACTCGGGTGGTGAAGACATCGGACATGCCCCCATCCTGACGCACACGCCGGGCTCCCCGGGCCGCGCCGGGCCGGGTGGCGATATGGAGAAGGCAAGGGGGCCTTCGCCGGGTTCG
The Streptomyces tuirus genome window above contains:
- a CDS encoding secondary thiamine-phosphate synthase enzyme YjbQ, coding for MSDVFTTRVIDVSTGAAERVLDITGDCESFLHEAAGGRDGLLNVFVPHATAGIAVLETGAGSDDDLLAALHTLLPADDRWQHRHGSPGHGRDHVLPALVPPHATLPVLAGRLELGTWQSVCLVDTNRDNPERKVRLSFLG